The Chthoniobacterales bacterium genome includes a window with the following:
- the rho gene encoding transcription termination factor Rho: MTEETETQSPATGQTVDEPARKPQRSRRGRPPRRQPREAKSKAPVNETAEAPELVSAEIAPTPEPVATENAVVAQNTAPESVTEPFADGAPQAAAPAPTPAPEPPRQAPQPPPPPVYAEGIVEVSGKGFGFLREPKRNFTQSNNDVFVTPEVIRKHNLRDGMWIKGETRRGPRGPQLFKCTELEHEDPANFSTFPVFEELTTVSPDKRIQLETEPTLYTTRVIDLVAPIGRGTRGLIVAPPRTGKTTLLQHIAAAVVKNYPEIKLIILLVDERPEEVTEIRRTVPTAEIMASSNDSDTKTHTRISQLAIERAKRLVEMGKDVFVLMDSLTRMGRAFNNAQGGGGRTMSGGVDSRALEIPRKLFAAARNTEEAGSLTIVATALIETNSRMDDLIFQEFKGTGNMELVLGRLIAEQRIYPAVDIFQSGTRREELLLPPDDLHKINVIRRGLAGHKPIEAMERLLFFIRKYPTNAEMLKGIPG, encoded by the coding sequence ATGACCGAGGAAACCGAAACCCAGTCCCCCGCCACCGGGCAGACCGTGGATGAACCCGCCCGCAAGCCACAGCGCTCCCGCCGGGGTCGTCCGCCGCGCCGCCAACCCCGGGAGGCCAAGTCCAAAGCCCCGGTCAACGAGACCGCCGAGGCGCCGGAACTGGTTTCCGCGGAGATCGCGCCCACGCCCGAGCCCGTCGCCACGGAAAATGCCGTGGTCGCCCAGAACACAGCCCCCGAGTCCGTGACGGAGCCTTTCGCCGACGGTGCGCCGCAGGCCGCCGCTCCGGCCCCGACTCCTGCTCCCGAGCCGCCCCGCCAGGCCCCGCAACCGCCGCCTCCGCCGGTTTACGCCGAAGGCATCGTGGAAGTCTCCGGCAAGGGCTTTGGCTTCCTTCGCGAGCCCAAGCGCAATTTCACCCAGTCGAACAACGACGTCTTCGTCACGCCCGAGGTCATCCGGAAGCACAACCTCCGCGACGGCATGTGGATCAAGGGTGAGACCCGGCGCGGCCCGCGCGGCCCGCAGCTCTTCAAGTGCACGGAACTCGAGCACGAAGATCCCGCGAACTTCAGCACGTTCCCCGTCTTCGAGGAACTTACGACGGTCAGCCCCGACAAGCGCATCCAGCTCGAGACCGAGCCCACGCTCTATACGACGCGCGTGATCGACCTCGTCGCGCCCATCGGGCGCGGCACCCGCGGCCTCATCGTCGCGCCGCCCCGCACGGGCAAGACCACGCTGCTTCAGCACATCGCCGCCGCGGTAGTGAAGAACTATCCAGAGATCAAGCTCATCATCCTGCTCGTCGACGAGCGGCCCGAGGAGGTCACCGAGATTCGGCGCACCGTTCCCACGGCCGAGATCATGGCCAGCTCGAACGACAGCGACACGAAGACGCACACCCGCATCTCCCAGCTCGCCATCGAGCGCGCCAAGCGCCTCGTCGAAATGGGCAAGGACGTCTTCGTTCTCATGGACTCGCTCACCCGCATGGGCCGCGCGTTCAACAACGCCCAGGGCGGCGGCGGCCGCACGATGAGCGGCGGCGTCGATTCCCGCGCACTGGAAATTCCGCGCAAACTTTTCGCCGCGGCTCGCAACACCGAGGAGGCCGGCTCGCTCACGATCGTGGCGACCGCGCTCATCGAGACGAACAGCCGCATGGACGATCTCATCTTCCAGGAGTTCAAGGGCACGGGCAACATGGAGCTCGTTCTCGGCCGCCTGATCGCCGAGCAGCGCATCTATCCGGCGGTGGACATTTTCCAGTCCGGCACGCGCCGCGAGGAGCTGCTCCTGCCGCCCGACGACCTTCACAAGATCAACGTCATCCGCCGAGGCCTCGCTGGCCACAAGCCGATCGAAGCCATGGAGCGCCTGCTCTTCTTCATCCGGAAATACCCGACGAACGCGGAAATGCTCAAGGGCATCCCGGGCTAG
- a CDS encoding YebC/PmpR family DNA-binding transcriptional regulator — MAGHNKWSKIKRTKGALDVKRGKIFSRLSKEITVAVRLGGGNPAFNPRLRAAISAARAESMPNDNIDRAIKKGSGELETTAVEELVYEGYAPGGVALVIETATDNKNRTAADLRNAMSKNNGNLGGPGSVSFLFHRKGQMVVPAAATDEDALLEVILDAGAEELTREEDQFVITTPPDQLYSVAEALKTAGIEPASPKLTFIAQTTVAVTDEHTAAQVLKLCDALDDLDDVMNVHANFDIPETTLAKLQAA, encoded by the coding sequence ATGGCCGGCCACAATAAATGGTCGAAGATCAAACGCACCAAGGGTGCTCTGGATGTAAAGCGAGGGAAGATATTCTCCCGACTTTCCAAGGAAATCACCGTCGCCGTGCGGCTCGGAGGAGGCAATCCCGCCTTTAATCCCCGGCTGCGAGCGGCCATCTCCGCCGCCAGAGCCGAATCGATGCCAAATGACAACATCGACCGCGCCATCAAGAAAGGCAGCGGCGAGCTCGAGACCACGGCAGTCGAAGAGCTCGTTTACGAAGGCTATGCCCCCGGCGGCGTCGCTCTCGTGATCGAAACCGCGACCGATAACAAGAATCGCACCGCCGCCGATCTCCGCAACGCGATGTCCAAAAACAACGGCAATCTTGGCGGCCCCGGCAGCGTTTCCTTCCTGTTTCACCGAAAGGGACAGATGGTCGTGCCCGCCGCGGCCACCGATGAGGATGCCCTGCTCGAAGTCATTCTCGATGCCGGCGCTGAGGAGTTGACACGCGAGGAGGATCAGTTTGTGATCACCACGCCGCCGGACCAGTTGTATTCCGTCGCGGAGGCGCTCAAAACCGCCGGCATCGAGCCCGCGTCGCCGAAACTCACCTTCATTGCGCAGACCACTGTCGCCGTCACGGACGAGCACACTGCCGCACAAGTTCTCAAGCTGTGCGACGCGCTCGACGATCTCGATGACGTGATGAACGTCCACGCCAATTTTGACATTCCCGAAACCACGCTCGCGAAACTGCAGGCCGCCTGA